A region from the Vicia villosa cultivar HV-30 ecotype Madison, WI linkage group LG3, Vvil1.0, whole genome shotgun sequence genome encodes:
- the LOC131655910 gene encoding endoglucanase 12: MHTRNHWGGSFEISTSEITSGYETSRAGDQWDKAALLDSGHHDLRGGLDETLQGWVLERPGSDKKKHKYVDIGCMKLSHKALKWIFGILFVGFCVIGLPIIVVKYLPKHHSKDIPPDNYTLALHKSLLFFNAQKSGRLPKNNGIPWRGDSGLRDGKELDDKKGLVGGYYDAGDNVKFHFPMSFAMTMLSWSVLEYKHKYVAVNEYHHVRELIKWGADYLLLTFNSSATKIDKVQAQVGGSLNGSKTPDDHYCWQKPEDMSYPRPMITVFAGPDLAGEMAAALAAASIVFQDESAYSKKLAKGAETLFSFARDSGKRASYSRGQPYIEPYYNSSGYYDEYMWGGAWLFYATGNTSYISLATNPDLPMNANAFHMKPDLSVLSWDNKLPAAMLLLTRFRMFLNPGYPYEDMLSMYHNITSLTMCSYLHQFKVFQWSKGGLIQLNHGQGQSLQYVVNAAFMASLFADYMEAIGVPGWNCGPNYIPRSDLKSFATSQMDYIMGQNPMNMSYIVGYGKKFPTHVHHRGASIPNNHQNYSCTGGWKWRDTPNRNPNNITGAMVGGPDRFDQFHDSTKNYNYTEPTLAGNAGLVAALVSLTNTAGSGVDINSIFTYIPPFGPKDPPPPPPWTP, translated from the exons ATGCACACGAGAAATCATTGGGGAGGATCATTTGAAATAAGCACCAGTGAAATAACCTCCGGCTACGAGACCAGCCGCGCCGGAGATCAATGGGATAAGGCCGCATTGCTCGATAGCGGCCATCATGATCTTCGCGGCGGATTGGACGAGACGTTACAAGGCTGGGTTCTTGAAAGGCCTGGTAGTGACAAGAAGAAGCATAAGTACGTCGATATTGGTTGCATGAAGTTGAGTCATAAGGCACTGAAATGGATTTTCGGTATTTTGTTCGTTGGGTTTTGTGTGATTGGGCTTCCGATTATTGTTGTAAAGTATTTGCCTAAGCATCATTCTAAAGACATTCCACCGGATAATTATACTCTCGCTCTTCACAAATCACTTCTCTTCTTTAACGCGCAGAAAt CTGGGAGATTGCCAAAGAACAATGGCATTCCGTGGCGAGGAGACTCGGGGTTACGAGATGGGAAAGAATTGGATGATAAAAAAGGACTTGTTGGTGGTTATTATGATGCGGGGGACAATGTGAAGTTTCACTTTCCTATGTCATTTGCTATGACAATGTTGAGTTGGAGTGTGCTTGAATATAAGCACAAATATGTAGCGGTTAACGAGTATCATCATGTAAGAGAACTTATTAAGTGGGGTGCTGAttatttgctactaaccttcaatAGTTCCGCGACCAAAATTGATAAAGTTCAAGCTCAG gTTGGCGGATCTCTTAATGGTTCTAAGACACCGGATGATCATTACTGTTGGCAAAAACCAGAAGACATGAGCTATCCGCGACCGATGATAACTGTATTTGCAGGACCTGATCTTGCAGGAGAGATGGCAGCGGCATTAGCAGCAGCGTCTATTGTTTTCCAAGACGAATCCGCTTACTCCAAGAAACTCGCCAAAGGAGCTGAAACATTGTTTTCATTTGCAAGAGACAGTGGTAAAAGAGCATCCTACAGTCGCGGACAACCTTACATTGAACCTTATTATAACTCAAGTGGTTACTATGATGAGTATATGTGGGGCGGTGCTTGGCTGTTTTATGCTACTGGAAATACTAGCTACATTTCATTGGCAACGAATCCTGATTTACCGATGAACGCCAATGCGTTTCATATGAAACCTGATTTGAGTGTATTGAGCTGGGATAACAAGTTACCTGCTGCAATGTTGTTGCTGACAAGGTTCAGGATGTTTCTTAATCCTGGTTACCCTTATGAAGATATGTTGAGTATGTACCATAATATTACTAGTCTTACCATGTGCTCTTATCTACATCAATTCAAAGTCTTTCAATGGTCTAAAG GGGGTTTGATACAACTGAACCATGGACAAGGTCAATCTCTTCAATATGTTGTCAATGCGGCTTTTATGGCATCACTTTTTGCTGATTATATGGAAGCCATAGGTGTTCCTGGATGGAATTGTGGCCCTAATTACATTCCAAGGTCTGATCTCAAGTCATTTGCAACCTCTCAG ATGGATTACATCATGGGTCAAAATCCAATGAATATGAGCTACATAGTTGGATATGGCAAGAAGTTTCCAACTCATGTTCATCACAGAGGTGCATCAATTCCAAATAATCACCAAAATTACTCATGCACTGGTGGTTGGAAGTGGCGCGACACCCCTAACAGAAATCCTAACAACATCACAGGAGCAATGGTTGGAGGGCCAGATCGTTTCGACCAGTTTCACGATTCGACAAAGAATtacaactatactgaaccaactTTAGCTGGGAATGCAGGATTAGTAGCTGCTTTAGTTTCCTTAACAAATACTGCTGGTAGCGGTGTTGACATAAATAGCATTTTCACATATATTCCACCATTCGGGCCGAAAGACCCACCTCCACCACCCCCTTGGACACCATGA
- the LOC131655911 gene encoding uncharacterized protein LOC131655911 codes for MSFQLSFRSQSVSNTNQASTLSSQRISEEPLPTKTAQSTVTCIYHASLAGQWRHISVLWCKNLMNHTLNLKIDSARGDHFLYNCKIDVKPWYFWNKKGYKSLDVDGYQIDVYWDLRSAKFCGNCPEPYGDYYVSLVCDDEVVLLLGDYKKKAYKRMKMKQTLIEATLLVKRENVFAKKSFSTKAKLDEKRKESDIVVESSTVGNKDPEMWISIDGIVLVHVKNLQWKFRGNKTVMVNKQPVHVFWDVHDWLFSVSGSGPGLFIFKPGVTKVESDKEERGMESCESDDGSATSGYYSTKSHTPFEACLVLCAYKLE; via the coding sequence ATGTCTTTTCAACTTTCATTCAGGTCACAATCAGTCTCAAACACGAACCAAGCTTCGACATTATCATCACAAAGAATATCAGAAGAACCATTACCAACCAAAACAGCACAAAGCACAGTTACATGCATCTACCATGCCAGCCTTGCAGGCCAGTGGAGACATATATCGGTCTTATGGTGCAAAAACCTTATGAATCATACGTTAAACCTCAAGATCGACAGCGCGAGAGGCGATCACTTTCTATACAATTGCAAAATCGATGTTAAGCCGTGGTACTTTTGGAACAAGAAAGGTTATAAGTCATTGGACGTGGACGGATATCAAATCGACGTGTATTGGGATCTACGATCGGCTAAATTCTGTGGAAATTGCCCTGAACCGTATGGCGATTACTATGTTTCTTTAGTTTGCGACGACGAGGTTGTTTTGTTGTTGGGAGATTACAAGAAAAAGGCTTACAAGAGAATGAAAATGAAACAGACACTTATTGAGGCAACACTGTTGGTTAAAAGAGAGAATGTTTTTGCAAAGAAGAGTTTTTCGACAAAGGCAAAACTTGACgagaagagaaaagagagtgACATTGTGGTTGAAAGTTCAACTGTTGGCAATAAAGATCCTGAAATGTGGATAAGCATTGATGGGATTGTTTTGGTTCATGTTAAGAATTTGCAGTGGAAGTTTAGAGGGAACAAAACTGTTATGGTTAATAAACAACCTGTGCATGTGTTTTGGGATGTTCATGATTGGTTGTTTAGTGTTTCTGGGTCTGGGCCTGGGCTTTTTATCTTCAAGCCTGGGGTCACAAAAGTTGAGAGTGATAAAGAAGAAAGAGGAATGGAAAGTTGTGAGAGTGATGATGGTAGTGCTACTAGTGGTTATTATTCGACTAAAAGTCATACTCCTTTCGAGGCTTGTCTTGTTCTCTGTGCCTATAAACTTGAGTAA
- the LOC131661633 gene encoding uncharacterized protein LOC131661633: MASTEPSNNTETEEETVAFHRKRARRVSFADNEITSVHIFRPDDDHSTSSSEAPPSNLGLFRELGGDSDDEDPERNRNPNEDAAEPVDHRNSFLQPIGSPSPGGSSTNLDDDDTDDDEFRGPVSTDFIKPGRLSDSGVSDDITMDSTAFSMHYRSLARSDSGDLKTPTRFDASMTTPDASGSYMELTDGKKKAPQSPVLRSGSGDSDYMSIVGQSETYDYARLSPGLVAILSYGSKDLDVGSKATHSPIANDTGVLPNLECSVNSPAHQITHDTAVASTSESSTKNTKEFVNDATPLICKPLDSAKANRGTPPKMDEGDKFDLAAKYERDFGEVPVNESNSKDRGQGTDTNHKSDRVTGSHPVHELTPLSHSANKLVFMGSPGSFRCTGDITPPFEESGLPVPEVHAASVTLSSIRKSISKLKTPMTTPNTSTLKDGIDKLKDRFSNYSPGTSFFSERDFENKQVGTLTAPLEEQPFSLTLENNMHQRLITTDDDFVDSLINISELSQDTETVATKMDEETVVTKTDYETVATKKDEEKNCLVSTNVSDNNKNLKPVDTGASLLLKTHITRVADFDMADSTAEKRKNEILTATHAKPFSSPVKSFDHALSPFVECQSNHHGELKQMEMQNEYVNSGLGQTIEYDRRAVAKKLDLSGVGNNEQPSSSFEDAQGALKGKPGRSPKRFLNLSSPIKAATTVLPSPQETPSDTHDLSHRIDSDGHGVDLDNNHHPTLQAPQSLLTKTGIEVSSGGKREASEILSNGDNRQKGKASSFYAIREATAVLPSLQKPPSDIRDLSQRYNSDGHGVGFNNNHHPAFQVSQSPLMNTGIEVSSGKKRKGVILSDGDNIDKIGRIDRTPEVHMRCNGDLPFVLEQTSIMRSEREKFGDQKWNDWYQILQRFSTSTKQLLSPLFDKLNLRSIGMLEDILVNLQKVKKWDILSSEIHSQKFADPQNTRHKRVVEVKMLLFNVAYERAKLQLMNVKRDRLLKKAQQLSSGLQETQMIKNSMLCSAKSGPVDIQADDSHISTRLFNSQGTCQVSYQKGMEMRQELESLDQKAKSLSEFFYSHCKMEGNQSSTDILKSVPDYLEKRMSYKLVFQKLKLWDIEDFERKDDHHLITLNYRGYIIQRFTVNAGLSSIIVSNSLNDVNIGKTYPNMDAFSAFLFALNPLTTSKCSGRISMAQETQITGSLLSNLLDVFEEVQLARIEIVNLVQAKFNSQSVHQLDLQLSFIDFLGGKKVQVILDMTCLKCGAYPAEVLPSQIYDSAASREEKALPSLLVNEIRTAAESVDPGYSRIIRLCRRISQVVRGST; this comes from the exons ATGGCTTCCACGGAACCTTCCAACAACACCGAAACCGAAGAAGAAACAGTCGCTTTCCACCGGAAAAGAGCACGCCGCGTCAGCTTCGCCGACAATGAAATCACCTCCGTCCATATCTTCCGTCCCGATGATGACCACTCCACCTCCTCTTCCGAAGCCCCTCCCTCAAATCTAGGTCTCTTCCGCGAACTCGGTGGAGACAGCGACGACGAAGACCCCGAACGCAACCGAAACCCCAACGAGGACGCCGCCGAACCCGTTGATCACAGGAACTCTTTCCTGCAACCAATCGGCTCCCCTTCTCCCGGCGGCAGCAGCACTAACCTCGACGATGATGATACAGACG ATGACGAATTCCGCGGTCCCGTGTCTACTGATTTCATCAAACCGGGACGGTTATCGGACTCGGGTGTCTCAGACGACATCACGATGGATTCAACAGCCTTTTCCATGCATTACCGGAGTCTCGCCCGATCGGATTCCGGGGATCTCAAGACGCCGACTAGGTTTGATGCGAGCATGACTACACCCGACGCTTCGGGTAGTTACATGGAATTGACTGATGGTAAAAAGAAAGCACCTCAGTCTCCAGTGTTGAGGAGCGGCAGTGGGGACTCAGATTACATGAGCATAGTGGGACAATCAGAAACTTATGATTATGCAAGACTCTCTCCTGGGTTGGTTGCAATTTTGTCATATGGAAGCAAGGATTTGGATGTGGGTTCAAAAGCCACACATTCACCAATTGCAAATGATACTGGGGTTTTACCCAACTTGGAATGCTCAGTTAATTCTCCTGCTCATCAAATCACTCATGATACTGCAGTTGCTTCTACTTCTGAGTCTTCAACCAAG AATACTAAGGAGTTTGTCAATGATGCAACTCCTTTAATTTGTAAACCATTGGACTCTGCTAAGGCTAATAGAGGAACCCCACCAAAGATGGATGAAGGTGATAAGTTTGATTTGGCTGCTAAGTATGAACGGGATTTTGGCGAAGTCCCTGTAAATGAGAGTAATTCTAAAGACAGGGGACAAGGAACTGACACTAATCATAAGTCTGATCGAGTTACTGGAAGTCATCCCGTACACGAGCTTACACCATTGTCACATTCTGCAAATAAACTAGTATTTATGGGTTCTCCTGGTTCATTCAGATGTACTGGAGATATAACTCCCCCCTTTGAGGAATCTGGTTTGCCTGTGCCTGAGGTACATGCCGCAAGTGTAACTTTGTCGTCCATACGTAAAAGCATTTCAAAGTTGAAAACTCCTATGACTACTCCCAACACATCTACTCTCAAAGACGGAATTGACAAATTGAAAGACAGGTTTTCAAATTACTCTCCAGGGACTTCTTTCTTTagtgaaagagattttgaaaacaaGCAGGTTGGAACTCTTACTGCTCCTTTGGAAGAACAGCCATTTAGTTTAACTTTGGAGAATAACATGCATCAACGTTTGATCACTAccgatgatgattttgttgattCTTTGATAAATATTAGCGAGTTGAGCCAAGATACAGAAACTGTggccaccaaaatggatgaagaaACTGTGGTCACCAAAACGGATTATGAAACTGTGGCCaccaaaaaggatgaagaaaaaaattgtttggtTTCAACAAATGTTTCTGACAATAATAAAAATCTCAAGCCTGTTGATACTGGTGCTTCTCTCTTGCTTAAGACTCACATAACAAGAGTGGCAGATTTTGACATGGCTGACAGCACAgctgaaaaaagaaaaaatgaaattcTAACTGCTACGCATGCCAAACCTTTTTCTTCCCCTGTAAAATCATTTGACCATGCCTTATCGCCATTTGTAGAATGTCAAAGTAATCACCATGGTGAGTTGAAGCAAATGGAAATGCAGAATGAATATGTTAATAGTGGTTTGGGACAAACCATTGAATATGACAGACGGGCTGTAGCCAAAAAATTAGATTTGTCTGGTGTTGGAAACAACGAACAACCTAGCTCATCTTTTGAGGATGCACAG GGGGCATTAAAGGGAAAACCGGGCAGGAGTCCTAAAAGATTTCTAAATCTAAGCAGCCCTATTAAAGCAGCAACAACTGTGTTGCCCTCCCCGCAAGAGACTCCCAGTGATACCCATGACCTGTCTCACAGGATTGATTCTGATGGGCATGGTGTTGATCTTGATAACAACCACCATCCGACACTCCAAGCACCTCAGAGTCTTCTTACCAAAACTGGTATCGAGGTTTCTTCTGGGGGAAAAAGGGAAGCTTCTGAGATATTAAGTAATGGAGACAATAGACAAAAAGGAAAGGCTTCTTCC TTCTATGCTATCCGAGAAGCAACAGCTGTGTTGCCCTCCCTGCAAAAGCCTCCCAGTGATATCCGAGATCTGTCTCAGAGGTATAATTCTGATGGACATGGTGTTGGTTTTAATAACAACCACCATCCGGCATTCCAAGTTTCCCAGAGTCCTCTTATGAATACTGGTATTGAGGTTTCTTCTGGGAAAAAGAGGAAGGGTGTCATATTAAGTGATGGAGACAATATAGATAAGATAGGGAGGATTGACAGAACTCCAGAGGTTCATATGCGTTGCAATGGAGATCTACCATTTGTTTTGGAGCAAACAAGTATTATGAGAAGTGAAAGAGAAAAGTTTGGAGATCAGAAGTGGAATGATTGGTACCAA ATTCTACAAAGATTCTCAACCAGCACAAAACAGTTGCTTTCTCCGTTGTTTGATAAGCTAAATTTGAGATCG ATTGGCATGCTGGAGGATATTTTGGTTAATCTCCAGAAAGTTAAGAAATGGGATATTCTTTCTTCTGAAATTCATTCTCAG AAATTTGCGGACCCTCAAAATACCCGGCACAAAAG AGTTGTGGAAGTGAAAATGTTGCTTTTTAATGTTGCCTATGAGAGGGCCAAGCTACAATTAATGAATGTTAAGCGTGACAGATTACTG AAAAAGGCACAACAGCTGAGTTCTGGGCTTCAAGAGACTCAGATGATAAAAAATTCAATGCTATGTTCTGCTAAGAGTGGACCTGTTGACATTCAAGCTGATGATAGTCATATCAGTACAAGACTTTTTAATTCCCAAGGAACATGTCAG GTTTCTTACCAAAAGGGAATGGAAATGAGGCAGGAGCTTGAAAGTTTGGATCAGAAAGCAAAATCTTTAAGTGAATTCTTTTACAGTCACTGCAAGATGGAAGGGAATCAAAGCAGTACCGACATCCTCAAATCTGTTCCTGATTATTTGGAAAAGAGAATGTCTTATAAGTTGGTTTTCCAGAAATTGAAG TTGTGGGATATTGAAGATTTTGAGCGTAAGGATGATCATCACCTAATTACTCTCAACTATCGTGGATATATCATCCAAAG GTTCACAGTAAATGCTGGTCTATCAAGCATTATAGTATCAAATAgcttgaatgatgtgaatattgGAAAG ACCTATCCGAATATGGATGCTTTCTCTGCATTTCTGTTTGCTTTAAATCCACTTACCACTAGCAAATGCTCAGGTCGAATCAGTATGGCCCAAGAAACACAA ATTACCGGTTCACTTCTAAGTAACTTGCTAGATGTGTTTGAGGAGGTTCAGTTGGCTCGGATAGAGATTGTAAATTTGGTCCAGGCTAAATTCAATTCTCAGTCAG TTCATCAACTTGATTTGCAGCTATCTTTCATTGACTTCCTTGGTGGTAAGAAGGTGCAAGTGATT